In Nocardia yunnanensis, one DNA window encodes the following:
- a CDS encoding DUF5988 family protein yields the protein MSTSPMALLEGGPDGLEQRIVPITPPGIELRVAFGGGYERFKVTPRWQETERGNLPVYEWVAHVEAKK from the coding sequence ATGAGTACCTCACCGATGGCGCTACTCGAAGGCGGGCCGGATGGCCTCGAACAGCGGATTGTTCCGATCACCCCACCGGGTATCGAGTTGCGGGTGGCGTTCGGGGGAGGCTACGAGCGATTCAAGGTGACGCCACGGTGGCAGGAGACCGAACGCGGCAACCTGCCCGTCTACGAGTGGGTCGCCCACGTCGAAGCAAAAAAGTAG
- a CDS encoding acyl-CoA carboxylase subunit beta encodes MSTTAEKLDDLRHKLDSAREPAGDAGIAKRARKGIPSARDRINMLLDPGTFVEIGALVRNPGDKTALYGDGVVTGHGLVEGRPVAVFSHDQTVYGGSVGEMFGRKVAGIMEFAAKVGCPVVGINDSGGARVQEAVTSLAWYAELGRRQEPLSGLVPQISMILGSCAGGAVYAPINTDVVVATEAAYMFVTGPKVIREVTGEDVSLEELGGANSQAQYGNIHHVAKTETAAFEWVRDYLSYLPSSCQELPPIVNPGLEPELTESDLELNGIVPDADNAGYDMHEILLRIFDDGAFHEFGESAGRNVICGFARVDGRTVGVVANQPMVYAGALDARASDKAAHFVRLCDAFEIPLVFVVDTPGFLPGVEQEKIGVIKRGGRFIFSFVEATVPKVTVVIRKSYGGGYAVMGSKQLGADVNLAWPTARIAVMGAESAVSLIGAKSLEAAPEDQRAAMRQQMIDFYNATIATPWVAAERGYIDAVIEPATTRLEIRRALHLLRDKKIPRNPRKHHLIPL; translated from the coding sequence GTGAGCACCACCGCCGAGAAACTCGACGACCTCCGACACAAGCTCGACAGCGCGAGGGAGCCGGCGGGGGATGCGGGCATCGCCAAGCGGGCCAGGAAGGGAATTCCCTCGGCCCGCGACCGCATCAACATGCTGCTGGATCCCGGCACCTTCGTGGAAATCGGTGCGCTGGTCCGCAATCCGGGCGACAAGACCGCCCTCTACGGGGACGGCGTGGTCACCGGCCACGGCCTCGTGGAGGGCCGCCCGGTGGCCGTGTTCTCGCACGATCAGACCGTCTACGGCGGTTCGGTCGGCGAGATGTTCGGCCGCAAGGTGGCGGGCATCATGGAATTCGCGGCCAAGGTGGGCTGTCCGGTGGTCGGCATCAACGACTCCGGCGGCGCGCGGGTGCAGGAGGCGGTGACCTCGCTGGCCTGGTACGCCGAGCTGGGTCGTCGCCAGGAACCGTTGTCCGGCTTGGTGCCTCAGATCTCCATGATCCTGGGCAGCTGCGCGGGCGGCGCGGTGTACGCGCCCATCAATACCGACGTGGTGGTGGCGACCGAGGCCGCCTACATGTTCGTGACGGGCCCCAAGGTGATTCGCGAGGTCACCGGTGAGGACGTCAGCCTCGAGGAGCTGGGCGGCGCGAATTCCCAAGCGCAGTACGGCAATATCCACCACGTGGCCAAGACCGAGACGGCCGCCTTCGAGTGGGTGCGCGACTATCTGAGCTATCTGCCGTCGAGCTGCCAGGAGCTGCCGCCGATCGTGAATCCCGGTCTGGAGCCGGAGCTCACGGAGTCCGATCTGGAACTCAACGGCATCGTGCCGGACGCCGACAACGCCGGCTACGACATGCACGAGATCCTGCTGCGCATCTTCGACGACGGCGCGTTCCACGAGTTCGGGGAATCCGCGGGCCGCAATGTCATCTGCGGGTTCGCCCGGGTGGACGGCCGCACCGTCGGCGTGGTCGCCAATCAGCCCATGGTCTACGCGGGCGCGCTGGACGCCCGGGCCTCCGACAAGGCCGCGCATTTCGTGCGATTGTGCGACGCGTTCGAGATTCCGCTGGTGTTCGTGGTGGACACCCCCGGCTTCCTACCCGGGGTGGAGCAGGAGAAGATCGGCGTCATCAAGCGCGGCGGCCGGTTCATCTTCTCCTTCGTGGAGGCGACGGTCCCGAAGGTGACCGTGGTGATCCGCAAGTCCTACGGCGGCGGCTACGCGGTGATGGGGTCCAAGCAGCTGGGTGCGGACGTCAATCTGGCCTGGCCGACCGCGCGCATCGCGGTCATGGGCGCGGAGAGCGCGGTGTCGCTGATCGGGGCCAAGTCGCTGGAGGCCGCGCCCGAGGACCAGCGGGCGGCCATGCGCCAGCAGATGATCGACTTCTACAACGCGACCATCGCGACCCCGTGGGTGGCGGCCGAGCGCGGCTACATCGACGCGGTCATCGAACCGGCCACCACCCGCCTGGAGATCCGGCGCGCGCTGCATCTGCTGCGCGACAAGAAGATTCCGCGCAACCCCCGTAAGCATCATCTGATTCCGCTGTAG
- the pks13 gene encoding polyketide synthase Pks13 (Pks13 is a key enzyme in mycolic acid biosynthesis.), with amino-acid sequence MAENEGTDPTRTTDKPATADMSVADMQEWLRRWVSGATGQPIENITVDRPMEEFGLASRDALALGGDIEELTGVVLNATIVFQHPTIASLAERIINGEPELPAEAADDSFYTQGIAPGEAHDIAIVGLSTRLPGAGDTPESTWEFLINRGDAIRDLPEGRWSEFMDDPRLVEQLTKTNVKGGYLDQDVLKSFDAEFFAHSPVEVERMDPQQRWALELTWEALEHARIPANTLKGEQVGVFIGSTSTEFMIIAGMAVGNGDPNTPISADGYGVMGSVSAIIPNRVSYFYDFRGPSVAVDTACSSSLVAVHQAVRALRNGEADLALAGGTNVLLSPAATIAFDANGGVSKDGHIKAFSNDADGMVRSEGAALVVLKRLADAERDGDTIYAVIKGSAVNSDGRSNGLLAPNPDAQAAVLRQAYRDAGIPPSQVDYIEAHGTGTPIGDPIEADALGRVIGRGRDADKPALLGSAKTNFGHLEAAAGAAALAKVIMALRHNVIPPHINYSGPSPFIAFDQAHLKVTEEATEFPRYSGKATIGISGFGFGGTNAHVVVQEYVPTAATPELPETADLDDETTDVVAEAEAIAEAAAPEPEWDNRTEPLPMIIPVSGYLPSRRKRAAKDLADWLESEAGQATPLEDVARTLAKRNHGRSRGVVVAKTHEEAIAGLRAIAEGKPGTGVYTADSPAPLGALWVMAGFGAQHRKMGKQLYTENSIFRKAVDQVDELVVDEAGYSVKEMILDDSMDWDIGTGQVGTFTIQVGLASVLRAHGAEPEGVVGHSQGEVAGAYISGGLPLEDAVRVICARSRLMAEGEAMLTDDQVRNMALLEYSAEEVGKLIETEFPDIEVAVYAAPNNTVIGGMPDQVHAIVARAEAEGKFARVLQTRGAGHTSQMDMLLGELAAELAGIEPTKLKRDLYSTVHRDGVYKAGHAPVHDVDYWVTNMRGSVYFTNAIRKAVDTGITTFLELAPNSVALMQVLGTTFAAGVHNAALIPTLKRKEDEAAGVISALAQLYVHGHKVDLPSLLPAGEYGAAPRTAFVRKQYWPKVSGGFGGGSGNARVPGAHVALPDGRHVWEVQASAVTDLAALVNAAAAQVLSDVGVGASVAHGQLPATGTLTTTLTPHPGGASVSVHAKEGNAFRPLFDAVVVSGAPLPESVAAQPVAAVAVEAAPAVAVEAAPGERWDPQGTQTIEARLAIIVAESMGYAVEDLPMEIPLMELGLDSLMAMRIKNRVEYEFDIPQLQIQAVRDASLLEVGKVLRYAVEHRDQLDEIAARQAAGEDISVDADFISAARAAMAEGKDPAALLPKTETTDVVAEAEEITAETAAAELESAAPIAETDADNVPPRNGEERLAFATWALVTGKTAGGIFNPLPEVDDDTLAKLTARLSERVKAEVDPAEVRACKTIEQLSEVVVRYQGKSSDLDGFVRTLRAKEAGSNAVPVFVFHASGGNTLVYEPLLNRLPAGTPMYGLERVEGTIEERARQYIPEIRKRQPEGPYLFYGWSLGAVFALKVGEIMRAEGADVRHIGLIDLALPVAPYDNSDAERVERIRRYQSFAQKTYGFNGELDQEQLEELAAASDAEQIEIIMQLVKFAGVDIPGGVIEHQRTSWIDSKELQKIEPSKYDGEVTLYLADRYHDGMIELEPRFADRQPNGGWAEHIPNLEIIHIPGDHIQIIDEPRIATIGADLSKKLAEIDTTTK; translated from the coding sequence ATGGCTGAGAACGAGGGCACCGACCCCACCCGGACGACCGACAAGCCCGCGACCGCCGACATGTCGGTCGCGGACATGCAGGAGTGGCTGCGGCGCTGGGTATCCGGCGCGACCGGGCAGCCCATCGAGAACATCACGGTGGACCGGCCGATGGAGGAATTCGGCCTGGCCTCGCGCGACGCCCTCGCCCTCGGTGGCGATATCGAGGAGCTGACCGGGGTGGTGCTCAACGCCACCATCGTGTTCCAGCACCCGACCATCGCCTCGCTGGCGGAGCGAATCATCAACGGGGAGCCCGAACTTCCGGCCGAGGCGGCCGACGACTCGTTCTACACCCAGGGCATCGCGCCCGGCGAGGCGCACGACATCGCCATCGTCGGCCTGTCCACCCGGCTGCCGGGTGCGGGGGATACGCCCGAATCCACCTGGGAATTCCTGATCAATCGCGGCGACGCCATCCGCGACCTACCCGAGGGTCGCTGGTCGGAGTTCATGGACGATCCGCGTCTGGTGGAGCAGCTCACCAAGACCAACGTCAAGGGCGGTTACCTGGATCAGGACGTCCTCAAGAGCTTCGACGCCGAGTTCTTCGCGCACTCGCCGGTCGAGGTCGAGCGCATGGACCCGCAGCAGCGGTGGGCGCTCGAGCTGACCTGGGAAGCCTTGGAGCACGCGCGGATTCCCGCCAATACCCTCAAGGGTGAGCAGGTCGGCGTCTTCATCGGTTCGACCAGCACCGAATTCATGATCATCGCGGGTATGGCGGTCGGCAACGGCGACCCGAACACCCCGATCTCGGCCGACGGCTACGGCGTCATGGGCAGCGTCTCGGCGATCATCCCCAACCGCGTCTCCTACTTCTACGATTTCCGCGGCCCCTCGGTGGCCGTCGACACCGCGTGCTCGTCCTCGCTGGTGGCGGTGCACCAGGCGGTGCGGGCGCTGCGCAACGGCGAGGCCGATCTGGCGCTGGCCGGTGGCACCAATGTGCTGCTCTCGCCCGCCGCGACCATCGCCTTCGACGCCAACGGCGGCGTCTCGAAAGACGGTCACATCAAGGCGTTCTCGAACGACGCCGACGGCATGGTCCGCTCCGAGGGCGCCGCGCTGGTGGTGCTCAAGCGCCTGGCCGACGCCGAACGCGACGGCGACACCATCTACGCGGTGATCAAGGGCTCCGCGGTCAACAGCGACGGCCGCTCCAACGGCCTGCTGGCCCCGAACCCGGACGCGCAGGCCGCCGTGCTGCGCCAGGCGTACCGGGATGCCGGAATCCCGCCGTCCCAGGTCGATTACATCGAGGCGCACGGCACCGGCACTCCGATCGGCGATCCGATCGAGGCGGACGCGCTGGGCCGTGTCATCGGCCGCGGACGCGACGCCGACAAGCCCGCGCTGCTGGGTTCGGCCAAGACCAACTTCGGTCACCTGGAGGCCGCGGCGGGCGCCGCGGCGCTGGCGAAGGTGATCATGGCGTTGCGGCACAACGTCATTCCGCCGCACATCAACTACTCCGGTCCGAGCCCGTTCATCGCGTTCGACCAGGCGCACCTGAAGGTCACCGAGGAAGCGACCGAATTCCCGCGCTACAGCGGCAAGGCCACCATCGGCATCTCTGGCTTCGGCTTCGGCGGCACCAACGCGCACGTGGTCGTCCAGGAATACGTGCCCACCGCGGCCACCCCCGAACTGCCGGAGACCGCCGACCTCGACGACGAGACCACCGATGTGGTCGCCGAGGCCGAGGCGATCGCCGAGGCGGCCGCGCCGGAACCGGAGTGGGACAACCGCACCGAGCCGCTGCCCATGATCATCCCGGTCTCGGGCTACCTGCCCTCGCGCCGCAAGCGCGCCGCCAAGGATCTGGCCGACTGGCTGGAATCCGAAGCGGGACAGGCGACTCCGCTCGAGGACGTGGCCCGCACGCTGGCCAAGCGCAACCACGGCCGCTCGCGCGGTGTGGTGGTCGCCAAGACGCACGAGGAAGCCATCGCGGGCCTGCGGGCCATCGCCGAGGGCAAGCCCGGCACCGGCGTCTACACCGCCGACTCCCCGGCTCCGCTCGGCGCGCTGTGGGTGATGGCCGGTTTCGGTGCGCAGCACCGCAAGATGGGCAAGCAGCTCTACACCGAGAACTCGATCTTCCGCAAGGCCGTCGATCAGGTCGACGAGCTGGTCGTCGACGAGGCCGGCTACTCGGTCAAGGAGATGATCCTCGACGACTCCATGGACTGGGACATCGGCACCGGCCAGGTCGGCACCTTCACCATCCAGGTGGGTCTGGCCTCCGTCCTGCGCGCGCACGGCGCGGAACCCGAGGGCGTGGTCGGCCACTCCCAGGGTGAGGTCGCGGGCGCGTACATCTCCGGCGGCCTGCCGCTCGAGGACGCGGTCCGGGTGATCTGCGCCCGCTCCCGGCTGATGGCCGAGGGCGAGGCCATGCTCACCGACGACCAGGTGCGCAATATGGCGCTGCTGGAGTACTCGGCCGAGGAAGTCGGCAAGCTCATCGAGACCGAGTTCCCCGATATCGAGGTCGCGGTGTACGCCGCGCCCAACAACACCGTCATCGGCGGTATGCCGGATCAGGTGCACGCGATCGTGGCGCGCGCCGAGGCCGAGGGCAAGTTCGCACGCGTGCTGCAGACCCGCGGCGCGGGCCACACCTCGCAGATGGACATGCTGTTGGGCGAGCTGGCCGCCGAGCTGGCCGGTATCGAGCCGACCAAACTCAAGCGCGACCTGTACTCGACCGTCCACCGGGACGGCGTCTACAAGGCGGGCCACGCGCCCGTGCACGACGTCGACTACTGGGTCACCAATATGCGCGGCTCGGTGTACTTCACCAACGCCATCCGCAAGGCCGTCGACACCGGTATCACCACCTTCCTGGAGCTGGCGCCGAATTCCGTTGCGCTCATGCAGGTCCTGGGCACCACCTTCGCGGCGGGCGTGCACAACGCGGCGCTCATCCCGACCCTCAAGCGCAAGGAGGACGAGGCCGCCGGCGTCATCTCCGCGCTCGCGCAGCTGTACGTGCACGGCCACAAGGTGGACCTGCCCTCGCTGCTGCCCGCCGGTGAGTACGGCGCCGCGCCGCGTACCGCGTTCGTGCGAAAGCAGTACTGGCCCAAGGTGTCCGGTGGCTTCGGCGGTGGCTCGGGCAATGCTCGCGTCCCGGGTGCGCACGTCGCGCTGCCCGACGGCCGGCACGTGTGGGAGGTGCAGGCGTCGGCCGTCACCGATCTCGCCGCCCTGGTGAATGCCGCTGCCGCGCAGGTGCTTTCCGATGTCGGCGTCGGCGCTTCGGTGGCGCACGGCCAGCTCCCCGCCACGGGCACCCTGACCACCACGCTCACCCCGCATCCGGGCGGCGCGTCGGTCTCGGTGCACGCCAAGGAGGGCAATGCCTTCCGGCCGCTGTTCGACGCGGTCGTGGTGTCTGGTGCGCCGCTGCCGGAATCCGTTGCCGCACAGCCGGTCGCGGCCGTCGCGGTCGAGGCGGCCCCGGCCGTCGCCGTCGAGGCGGCTCCGGGCGAGCGCTGGGATCCCCAGGGCACCCAGACCATCGAGGCTCGGCTGGCCATCATCGTCGCCGAATCCATGGGCTACGCCGTCGAGGATCTGCCGATGGAGATCCCGCTCATGGAGCTGGGGCTCGACTCGCTGATGGCCATGCGCATCAAGAACCGCGTCGAATACGAATTCGACATCCCGCAGCTGCAGATCCAGGCGGTGCGCGACGCCAGCCTGCTCGAGGTCGGCAAGGTGCTGCGCTACGCGGTCGAGCATCGCGATCAGCTCGACGAGATCGCCGCCCGCCAAGCCGCCGGCGAGGACATCTCCGTCGACGCCGACTTCATCTCCGCCGCCCGCGCCGCCATGGCCGAGGGCAAGGATCCGGCCGCGCTGCTGCCCAAGACCGAGACCACCGACGTGGTGGCCGAGGCCGAGGAGATCACGGCGGAAACGGCTGCGGCCGAACTCGAGTCGGCCGCGCCGATCGCCGAGACCGACGCCGACAACGTGCCGCCGCGCAACGGCGAGGAGCGCCTCGCCTTCGCCACCTGGGCGCTGGTGACCGGCAAGACCGCGGGCGGCATCTTCAACCCGCTGCCCGAGGTCGACGACGACACCCTCGCCAAGCTGACCGCCCGCCTGTCCGAGCGGGTCAAGGCCGAGGTCGATCCCGCCGAGGTCCGCGCCTGCAAGACCATCGAGCAGCTGTCCGAGGTGGTCGTGCGCTACCAGGGCAAGAGCTCGGACCTGGACGGCTTCGTGCGCACCCTGCGCGCGAAGGAAGCCGGTTCGAACGCGGTGCCGGTCTTCGTGTTCCACGCCTCGGGCGGCAACACCCTGGTCTACGAGCCGCTGCTCAACCGCCTTCCGGCCGGTACCCCGATGTACGGTCTGGAGCGGGTCGAGGGCACCATCGAAGAGCGTGCGCGCCAGTACATTCCGGAGATCCGCAAGCGGCAGCCGGAGGGTCCGTACCTGTTCTACGGCTGGTCGCTGGGCGCGGTGTTCGCGCTCAAGGTCGGCGAGATCATGCGCGCCGAGGGTGCGGACGTCCGCCACATCGGCCTGATCGACCTCGCCCTTCCGGTGGCGCCGTACGACAATTCCGATGCCGAGCGGGTGGAGCGCATCCGGCGCTACCAGTCCTTCGCGCAGAAGACCTACGGCTTCAACGGCGAACTCGATCAGGAACAGCTCGAGGAGCTGGCCGCGGCCTCGGACGCGGAGCAGATCGAGATCATCATGCAGCTGGTGAAGTTCGCCGGCGTCGACATTCCCGGCGGCGTGATCGAGCATCAGCGCACCTCGTGGATCGACAGCAAGGAACTGCAGAAGATCGAGCCGTCCAAGTACGACGGTGAGGTCACCCTGTACCTCGCCGATCGCTACCACGACGGAATGATCGAGCTGGAACCGCGTTTCGCCGACCGGCAGCCCAATGGCGGCTGGGCCGAGCACATTCCGAATCTGGAGATCATCCACATCCCGGGTGATCACATCCAGATCATCGATGAGCCGCGCATCGCCACCATCGGCGCCGATCTCAGCAAGAAACTCGCCGAGATCGACACCACGACGAAATAG
- the fadD32 gene encoding long-chain-fatty-acid--AMP ligase FadD32, with protein sequence MDETFDDYLDETGNITIPEGRTLVDYVEKHTHGNDADDLAYRYIDYSRERDGEYQDLTWSQFGTRLRAVAARLQQVTKRGDRVAILAPQGLDYVISFFAAIYAGTISVPLFDPDEPGHTDRLHAVLGDCTPSAILTASSSAAGVRQFFRSLPAAQRPRIIAVDAIPDSVGESWIRPDIAVDDIAYLQYTSGSTRVPAGVEITHRGVGTNVLQMVNALDLNENSRGVTWLPLYHDMGLLTVILPAVGGKYITIMSPASFVRRPSRWINELAAVSDGAGTFAAAPNFAFEHAAVRGLPKAGESLDLSNVLGLINGSEPVTTKSMKKFNEAFAPYGLPKTAIKPCYGMAEATLFVSATRHEDEAKVIYVDRDELNAGRVVKVEQGAENAIAQVSCGYVSLSQWATIVDGESIDSPEGAREVADGEVGEIWLHGNNIGIGYWGRAEETQKTFRNQLARRLPEGSHAEGVPADGIWLRTGDYGVYVDGELYITGRVKDLVIVDGRNHYPQDLEHSAEEASTMLRAGYVAAFSVPANQLPAEVFAQDSHSGLSFDADDASEQLVIVAERGPGAGKADPGPIADAVRAAISSRHGVTARDILLVPAGSIPRTSSGKIARRACKAEYIGGTLRGGYTQQAFPDAPDEE encoded by the coding sequence ATGGACGAGACTTTCGACGATTACCTCGACGAAACGGGGAACATCACGATTCCCGAGGGACGCACCCTCGTCGACTACGTCGAGAAGCACACCCACGGTAATGACGCCGATGATTTGGCCTACCGTTACATCGACTACTCACGCGAGCGCGACGGTGAGTACCAGGACCTCACTTGGAGTCAGTTCGGCACGCGGCTGCGCGCGGTGGCCGCCCGACTGCAGCAGGTGACCAAGCGGGGCGATCGGGTCGCGATCCTGGCCCCGCAGGGGCTGGATTACGTCATCTCCTTCTTCGCCGCCATCTACGCGGGCACCATCTCCGTGCCGCTGTTCGATCCGGACGAGCCGGGCCACACCGATCGCCTGCACGCCGTGCTCGGCGACTGCACGCCCTCGGCGATCCTGACGGCGAGCTCCTCCGCCGCCGGTGTCCGCCAGTTCTTCCGGTCGCTGCCCGCCGCGCAGCGTCCGCGCATCATCGCGGTGGACGCCATTCCCGACAGCGTCGGCGAGTCCTGGATCCGTCCGGACATCGCGGTCGACGACATCGCCTACCTGCAGTACACCTCTGGCTCCACCCGCGTGCCCGCCGGTGTCGAGATCACCCACCGCGGTGTCGGCACCAATGTGCTGCAGATGGTGAACGCGCTTGACCTGAACGAGAATTCGCGCGGCGTCACCTGGCTGCCGCTCTACCACGACATGGGTCTGCTGACGGTGATCCTGCCCGCCGTGGGCGGCAAGTACATCACCATCATGTCGCCGGCCTCGTTCGTGCGCCGCCCCTCGCGCTGGATCAACGAGCTGGCCGCGGTGTCCGACGGCGCCGGAACCTTCGCCGCCGCACCGAACTTCGCGTTCGAGCACGCCGCCGTGCGCGGTCTGCCCAAGGCGGGCGAGTCGCTGGATCTGTCGAACGTCCTCGGCCTGATCAACGGATCCGAGCCGGTGACCACCAAGTCGATGAAGAAGTTCAACGAGGCGTTCGCGCCCTACGGCCTGCCCAAGACCGCCATCAAACCGTGCTACGGCATGGCCGAGGCCACCCTGTTCGTGTCGGCCACCCGGCACGAGGACGAGGCCAAGGTCATCTACGTCGACCGCGACGAGCTCAATGCCGGTCGTGTGGTGAAGGTCGAGCAGGGCGCCGAGAACGCCATCGCGCAGGTCTCCTGCGGGTATGTGTCGCTGTCGCAGTGGGCCACCATCGTCGACGGCGAGTCCATCGACTCCCCCGAGGGCGCCCGCGAGGTGGCCGACGGCGAGGTCGGCGAGATCTGGCTGCACGGCAACAACATCGGCATCGGCTACTGGGGTCGCGCCGAGGAGACCCAGAAGACCTTCCGTAACCAGCTCGCCCGTCGTCTGCCCGAGGGCAGCCACGCCGAAGGCGTTCCGGCCGACGGCATCTGGCTGCGCACCGGCGACTACGGCGTGTACGTGGACGGCGAGCTCTACATCACCGGTCGCGTCAAGGACCTGGTGATCGTGGACGGCCGCAACCACTACCCGCAGGATCTCGAGCACTCCGCGGAGGAAGCCTCGACCATGCTGCGCGCCGGTTACGTCGCGGCCTTCTCGGTCCCGGCCAACCAGCTGCCCGCCGAAGTCTTCGCCCAGGACAGCCATTCGGGTCTGAGCTTCGACGCCGACGATGCCAGCGAACAGCTCGTTATCGTGGCCGAGCGCGGTCCGGGCGCCGGCAAGGCCGATCCGGGCCCCATCGCGGACGCGGTGCGCGCCGCCATCTCCTCCCGGCACGGTGTCACCGCGCGTGACATCCTCCTCGTTCCGGCCGGGTCGATTCCGCGCACCTCGAGCGGCAAGATTGCGCGTCGTGCCTGCAAGGCCGAATACATCGGAGGGACGCTGCGCGGTGGTTACACGCAGCAGGCCTTCCCCGATGCACCAGACGAGGAGTGA
- a CDS encoding cutinase family protein has product MTTRRRIGGRRQRPAGCLLLVIAAIVIVVVVALLLWYLLAGRLRLPGPKPPGPQRPTSQPADCPDTLLLSVPGTWESNSNDDPYNPAANPASLMLNISNPIRAKFPNERLEVYTVPYVAQFSNPIAIPPDGQASYNNSRSEGTARANDKLAQTYAKCPLTTYVLVGFSQGGVIVGDIAAQIGAGKGPIPEDLVLGVTTLADGRRDVGDPGEATEIGPTPPGVGAEVALKGLNVPGITMTGPRGGFGKLANRTFTICAAGDLICDAPRQALNPANIVGSLNILVRAAGNPVHSLYNGYQVDDNGTTATQWTVDWASGLIENAPHPAHS; this is encoded by the coding sequence GTGACGACGCGACGCCGAATCGGAGGACGCCGGCAACGCCCGGCGGGTTGCCTGCTGCTGGTCATCGCCGCGATCGTGATCGTGGTCGTGGTGGCGCTGCTGCTGTGGTACCTGCTGGCGGGCCGGTTGCGGCTGCCCGGCCCGAAACCGCCGGGGCCGCAACGTCCGACGTCGCAGCCGGCCGATTGCCCGGACACGCTGCTGCTGTCCGTGCCGGGCACGTGGGAGTCCAACAGCAACGACGACCCCTACAACCCGGCCGCGAACCCGGCGTCGCTGATGTTGAACATCTCCAACCCGATTCGAGCGAAGTTCCCCAACGAGCGGCTCGAGGTCTACACCGTCCCGTACGTCGCGCAGTTCTCCAATCCGATCGCGATCCCGCCGGACGGTCAGGCCTCCTACAACAACAGCCGTTCCGAGGGCACCGCCCGCGCCAACGACAAGCTGGCCCAGACCTACGCCAAATGCCCGCTGACCACCTATGTGCTGGTGGGCTTCTCGCAGGGCGGCGTGATCGTGGGCGATATCGCCGCGCAGATCGGTGCGGGCAAGGGCCCGATACCGGAGGATCTGGTGCTGGGCGTGACCACCCTGGCCGACGGCCGCCGCGATGTCGGCGATCCGGGCGAGGCCACCGAGATCGGCCCCACCCCGCCGGGCGTGGGCGCGGAGGTGGCGCTCAAGGGCCTCAATGTCCCGGGCATCACCATGACCGGTCCGCGCGGCGGCTTCGGCAAACTCGCCAACCGCACCTTCACCATCTGCGCCGCAGGCGATTTGATCTGTGATGCCCCCCGCCAGGCGCTCAACCCGGCCAATATCGTCGGCAGCCTCAACATCCTGGTCCGGGCCGCCGGCAATCCGGTGCACAGCCTCTACAACGGCTACCAGGTCGACGACAACGGCACCACCGCGACACAATGGACTGTGGACTGGGCTAGCGGACTCATCGAAAATGCCCCGCACCCAGCGCATTCATGA
- a CDS encoding DUF732 domain-containing protein, which translates to MHGTRGKVFGVVAALAAAGLLAACGSNDSTAKSTPTLTTTKAAAAPTTPAAGTPSSTDAQAPQPAPDSATSSPERPQPVPSQFITPPSGSPALTDKQKSYLDELKKAGITPGSSDIAITAGDLVCQGKSENAPQDQIITYVTAIAGSDPSFDPSKMSVEQAGKIYYDVASKSYCG; encoded by the coding sequence ATGCACGGGACCCGTGGAAAGGTATTCGGCGTGGTGGCCGCTCTCGCCGCCGCCGGACTGCTCGCCGCCTGCGGTAGCAACGACTCGACCGCCAAGAGCACGCCGACGCTGACCACCACGAAGGCCGCCGCCGCGCCCACCACCCCGGCCGCCGGGACGCCGTCGAGCACGGATGCGCAAGCGCCGCAGCCGGCTCCGGATTCCGCGACCTCCTCGCCCGAGCGCCCGCAGCCGGTGCCGAGCCAGTTCATCACCCCGCCCAGCGGTTCGCCGGCGCTGACGGACAAGCAGAAGAGCTACCTCGACGAGCTGAAGAAGGCCGGCATCACCCCGGGCTCGTCCGATATCGCCATCACCGCGGGTGATCTGGTGTGCCAGGGCAAGTCGGAGAACGCCCCGCAGGATCAGATCATCACCTACGTGACCGCGATCGCCGGTTCCGATCCGTCGTTCGATCCGTCCAAGATGTCGGTGGAGCAGGCGGGCAAGATCTACTACGACGTCGCCTCGAAGAGCTACTGCGGCTAG